One stretch of Sphingomonas rosea DNA includes these proteins:
- the clpB gene encoding ATP-dependent chaperone ClpB — protein sequence MDFEKFTDRSKGFVQAAQTIAVREHHQRIAPAHLLKALLDDEQGMAAGLIQAAGGDPKAAKREADALVAKQPAVTGSGATSAPALDGDTIRLLDQAEQVAAKAGDSFVTVERMLLAMALAKGSAVADALVRAGVQPQGLNAAIEKLRGGRTADTQGAEDRYDALKKFARDLTAAAREGKLDPVIGRDEEIRRTIQVLARRTKNNPVLIGEPGVGKTAIAEGLALRIANGDVPDGIKDRRLLSLDMGSLIAGAKYRGEFEERLKGVLDEVKSAAGEIILFIDEMHTLVGAGKSEGAMDASNLLKPALARGELHCIGATTLDEYRKHVEKDPALQRRFQPVFVGEPTVEDTISILRGLKDKYALHHGINITDGALVAAATLSNRYITDRFLPDKAIDLMDEAASRLRMEVESKPEEIENLDRRIIQLKIEREALRKETDKGSKDRLVTLERELANLEQQSSELTTRWQGDKEKIAAEGKLKEELDGYRIELEQAQRNGDLGRAGELQYGLIPELEKKLAEANDSQANAMLREEVTADDIASVVSRWTGVPVERMLEGERDKLLKMEEIIGKRVIGQADAVKAVSTAVRRARAGLQDPNRPIGSFMFLGPTGVGKTELTKALAEFLFDDPSAMVRIDMSEFMEKHSVARLVGAPPGYVGYEEGGTLTEAVRRRPYQVVLFDEVEKAHADVFNILLQVLDDGRLTDGQGRTVDFTNTLIILTSNLGSQYLANLGEDEPAEKVEAQVMDVVRGHFRPEFLNRLDDIILFHRLSASHMAPIVDIQVRRLGKLLEERGIALDLTEAAKAWLGRVGYDPVYGARPLKRAVQRYLQDPLADAILAGRIKDGEQVRVDEGDGALLLTPMERAETVAA from the coding sequence ATGGATTTCGAGAAATTCACCGACCGGTCGAAGGGCTTCGTCCAGGCCGCCCAGACCATTGCGGTGCGCGAGCATCATCAGCGGATCGCGCCCGCCCACCTACTGAAGGCGCTGCTCGACGACGAACAGGGGATGGCCGCGGGCCTCATCCAGGCCGCCGGGGGTGATCCCAAGGCCGCCAAGCGCGAAGCCGATGCGCTGGTCGCGAAGCAGCCGGCGGTGACCGGCTCGGGCGCAACCTCGGCGCCGGCGCTCGACGGGGACACGATCCGGCTGCTCGACCAGGCCGAACAGGTCGCGGCCAAGGCGGGCGACAGTTTCGTCACGGTCGAGCGGATGCTGCTCGCCATGGCGCTGGCCAAGGGCTCGGCGGTGGCCGATGCACTCGTCCGCGCCGGGGTCCAGCCGCAGGGCCTCAATGCCGCGATCGAAAAGCTGCGCGGCGGTCGCACCGCCGACACGCAGGGCGCCGAGGACCGCTATGATGCGCTCAAGAAGTTCGCCCGCGACCTCACCGCCGCGGCGCGCGAGGGCAAGCTTGATCCGGTGATCGGCCGCGACGAGGAAATCCGCCGCACGATCCAGGTGCTCGCCCGCCGGACCAAGAACAATCCGGTGCTGATCGGTGAGCCGGGCGTGGGCAAGACCGCCATCGCCGAAGGCTTGGCGCTCCGCATCGCCAATGGCGACGTGCCCGACGGGATCAAGGACCGCCGGCTGCTCAGCCTCGACATGGGCTCGCTGATCGCGGGTGCGAAGTATCGCGGCGAGTTCGAGGAGCGGCTCAAGGGCGTGCTCGACGAGGTCAAAAGCGCCGCGGGCGAGATCATCCTCTTCATCGACGAGATGCACACGCTGGTGGGTGCGGGGAAGAGCGAGGGCGCGATGGACGCGTCCAACCTCCTCAAGCCGGCGCTTGCCCGCGGCGAACTCCACTGCATCGGCGCGACGACGCTCGATGAATATCGCAAGCACGTCGAGAAGGACCCCGCGCTCCAGCGGCGGTTCCAGCCGGTGTTCGTGGGCGAGCCGACGGTCGAGGACACCATCTCGATCCTCCGCGGGCTCAAGGACAAGTACGCGCTGCACCACGGGATCAACATCACCGATGGCGCGCTGGTCGCCGCGGCGACGCTGTCGAACCGCTACATCACCGACCGCTTCCTGCCCGACAAGGCGATCGACCTGATGGACGAGGCCGCTTCGCGGTTGCGGATGGAGGTGGAGAGCAAGCCCGAGGAGATCGAGAACCTCGACCGGCGGATTATCCAGCTCAAGATCGAGCGCGAAGCCCTGCGCAAGGAAACCGACAAGGGGTCGAAGGACCGCCTCGTCACGCTCGAGCGCGAGCTTGCCAATCTCGAGCAGCAGTCGAGCGAACTGACCACGCGCTGGCAGGGCGACAAGGAGAAGATCGCTGCCGAGGGCAAGCTGAAGGAAGAGCTCGACGGCTACCGGATCGAGCTCGAGCAGGCGCAGCGCAACGGCGATCTCGGCCGCGCGGGCGAACTCCAGTACGGCCTCATCCCCGAGCTCGAGAAGAAGCTCGCCGAAGCGAACGACAGTCAGGCCAATGCCATGCTGCGCGAGGAAGTGACCGCCGATGACATCGCGTCCGTGGTCTCGCGCTGGACCGGGGTGCCGGTCGAGCGGATGCTTGAGGGCGAGCGCGACAAGCTGCTCAAGATGGAGGAGATCATCGGCAAAAGGGTGATCGGCCAGGCCGATGCGGTGAAGGCCGTCTCGACCGCGGTGCGCCGAGCGCGCGCCGGGCTCCAGGATCCCAATCGCCCGATCGGCTCCTTCATGTTCCTCGGGCCGACCGGCGTCGGCAAGACCGAGCTCACCAAGGCGCTGGCCGAATTCCTGTTCGACGATCCGAGCGCGATGGTCCGCATCGACATGAGCGAGTTCATGGAGAAGCACAGCGTCGCCCGGCTGGTTGGCGCGCCCCCGGGCTATGTCGGCTACGAGGAAGGCGGGACGCTGACCGAGGCGGTTCGGCGCCGGCCCTATCAGGTGGTGCTGTTCGACGAGGTCGAGAAGGCGCATGCCGACGTCTTCAACATCCTGCTCCAGGTGCTCGACGACGGGCGGCTGACCGACGGGCAGGGACGGACGGTGGACTTCACGAACACGCTCATCATCCTGACCTCGAACCTCGGCTCGCAATATCTGGCGAACCTCGGCGAGGACGAGCCTGCCGAGAAGGTCGAGGCGCAGGTGATGGACGTCGTCCGCGGCCACTTCCGGCCCGAGTTCCTCAACCGCCTCGACGATATCATCCTCTTCCATCGCCTGTCGGCCAGCCACATGGCGCCGATCGTCGACATCCAGGTGCGCCGCCTCGGCAAGCTTCTGGAAGAGCGCGGGATCGCGCTCGACCTCACCGAGGCGGCCAAGGCATGGCTCGGTCGGGTCGGCTACGATCCGGTCTACGGCGCGCGGCCCTTGAAGCGGGCGGTCCAGCGCTACCTGCAGGATCCGCTCGCCGACGCGATCCTCGCGGGGCGGATCAAGGATGGCGAGCAGGTGCGGGTCGACGAGGGCGACGGGGCCCTGCTTCTGACGCCGATGGAGCGGGCCGAGACCGTCGCCGCCTGA
- a CDS encoding polyhydroxyalkanoic acid system family protein, whose translation MSTQPIHVDLPHQLGRTEARRRIEANVGKLAGFIPGGATVTHEWQADQLSLGITAMGQTVDARLDVEDKVVRVQVALPGLLGMMARPIEAALRSKGSELLLEDRSTK comes from the coding sequence ATGAGCACTCAGCCCATCCACGTCGACCTGCCCCATCAGCTCGGCCGCACCGAAGCCCGCCGCCGGATCGAGGCCAATGTCGGCAAGCTCGCCGGGTTCATCCCCGGCGGCGCGACCGTCACCCACGAGTGGCAGGCCGACCAGCTCAGCCTCGGGATTACCGCCATGGGCCAGACGGTCGATGCGCGGCTCGACGTCGAGGACAAGGTCGTCCGAGTCCAGGTCGCGCTGCCGGGCCTGCTCGGCATGATGGCCCGCCCGATCGAGGCGGCGCTTCGGTCCAAGGGCAGCGAGCTCCTGCTGGAAGACCGCTCGACGAAGTGA